The following proteins are co-located in the Primulina tabacum isolate GXHZ01 chromosome 11, ASM2559414v2, whole genome shotgun sequence genome:
- the LOC142519871 gene encoding pectinesterase-like: MSLLLLSFNILTSCRPLIDVEVEEELPSREDPELVEDATVSKDGELEPSLNVNQVVKRRSSHQHRHHHRHNHHHGHHHRRGHGHRLRKPPTRKAPKPAKRADIVVAQDGSGNMRTINEAVVAVGRLRKGGQRFTIHVKAGIYKEYVDVPYDMENVTMIGDGIGKTIITGNKYASSKVSTSETRTFGVFGNGFIAQGITFRNTAGRLVAQAVALLSQSNHSVFYRCSFEGYQDTLYISRGLQFFKECDIYGTVDMIFGDPIAILQHCRIYLRRPRYNIITVVAEKRENPNSNTGIVIQNSTITTTRELSQLIEHGSIMKIYLGRPWGNYSRTVVINSFLENIDSEGWLEWDKNPDLVYYAEYGNSGSGSNTSGRVKWKGFHLIDENEVLKYTVRNFLQGDAWLAATKIPYASSL, encoded by the exons ATGTCACTACTTTTGCTCTCTTTCAATATACTCACAAGTTGTAGACCATTGATTGACGTTGAAGTGGAGGAGGAGTTACCATCGAGGGAGGATCCAGAACTAGTCGAGGATGCTACAGTTTCGAAAGACGGCGAACTCGAGCCTTCTCTAAATGTTAATCAAGTTGTCAAACGCAGAAGCAGTCATCAACACCGCCACCACCACCGCCACAACCaccatcatggccaccatcatCGACGTGGCCACGGTCATCGACTGAGAAAACCACCCACAAGAAAGGCACCAAAACCGGCTAAACGGGCGGACATAGTAGTGGCGCAAGATGGTTCGGGGAACATGAGAACCATAAACGAGGCGGTCGTGGCAGTGGGAAGGTTGAGGAAAGGTGGCCAAAGGTTCACAATACACGTGAAAGCTGGAATTTACAAAGAGTATGTAGACGTACCCTATGATATGGAGAATGTTACTATGATTGGTGATGGAATAGGGAAGACCATAATTACTGGAAACAAGTATGCTTCTTCCAAGGTATCAACCTCTGAGACGAGGACTTTTG GCGTGTTTGGAAATGGATTCATTGCACAAGGAATCACTTTCAGAAACACTGCAGGACGCTTGGTAGCTCAAGCGGTTGCTTTACTGTCACAATCAAATCACTCCGTTTTCTACCGATGTAGTTTTGAAGGCTATCAAGACACACTCTATATAAGCAGAGGCTTACAATTTTTTAAAGAATGCGACATATATGGAACGGTCGATATGATATTCGGTGATCCAATAGCCATTTTACAACACTGTCGCATTTATCTCAGACGCCCGAGATACAATATAATAACTGTTGTAGCTGAAAAACGAGAAAATCCAAATTCCAACACAGGTATTGTGATACAAAATTCGACTATAACGACCACTAGAGAACTCTCCCAGTTAATTGAACACGGTTCAATAATGAAAATATATCTTGGAAGGCCTTGGGGGAACTATTCTCGAACGGTTGTTATTAATAGTTTCTTAGAAAATATTGATTCAGAGGGGTGGTTGGAGTGGGATAAGAATCCCGATCTTGTTTATTATGCGGAATATGGAAATTCAGGATCGGGTTCAAATACATCTGGAAGGGTTAAATGGAAGGGTTTTCATCTTATTGATgaaaatgaagtgttgaaataTACTGTGCGGAATTTTCTTCAAGGAGATGCTTGGTTAGCTGCAACAAAAATACCTTATGCCTCCTCCCTTTGA
- the LOC142518174 gene encoding uncharacterized protein LOC142518174 yields the protein MDARRLTVSKSAVTAAALIFQPIKRPLTVSSSTAPHPLQKPKKPKPNSQEVGLSNPAPVPAAAAFNQSFHDNKKWASSIISGPHLNSFHCKDLLANFTPHQFDALLWEIHHFVDPSTVLKFFYFSCNSCGFRFTLRSHCLLFHLLVGKNIDSAARLLLIRLIDRKLPITMDHGVLNIHTEIAIVLVDIYSGLADFKNETRAFDILIHVHASQFVSLGLGVALDVFCVLMGRGLLPSFKTCNFLMSSLVKANEYGKSYEVFVMISQHYLPDVFLFSTAISALCKGGRIDDAVALFKKMENSVVTPNVVTYNNLMHGLCQKGSLEEAFQLKEKMVENRVNPSLVTYSVLINGLMKLEKYEEANCVLKEMLEKGFVPNEVVFNALIGGYCKMGNMMTALKLKDEMISQGAVPNSVTFNTLVNGLCKHSQIDLAEKFLNEMVERGLCINLGTVSSVINGLLKNSRFDSALVLFKLMISKNLRPNDRLLTTLMSGICRNNKLSEALKLYNMLREKGFADNLVTSNALIYGLCKAGKMPEAKSVLKCLLDSTVKLDTFTYNAFIYGCCKEGRFESGFMLKEKMSKQGISPDIVTYNLLIHALCNKGNMDEAVTLWHEIQRNGLVSNVHSYGIMIDGFCNAERIEEALNFFNLLLKQKIETNFVVYNILIRAYSRIPNMPEAFKLFDDMRSRGISPTCVTYSLLIHGMSNAGLVSEAKNLLDEMRKVGLPPDVICYTALISGYCKIGNMGEARRLLVEMSSFKVHPNKITYTVIIDAYCKLGNMKEASELLREMFSKEIAPDSVTYNTLTMGYCKEGKVDEPFNFGITCRSED from the coding sequence ATGGACGCGAGAAGGTTGACGGTCTCCAAATCCGCCGTCACCGCCGCCGCATTAATATTTCAACCTATCAAACGTCCGTTGACTGTCTCTTCCTCAACGGCTCCGCATCCCTTGCAAAAGCCCAAGAAGCCAAAACCCAATTCACAAGAAGTGGGGCTGTCAAATCCAGCTCCAGTCCCTGCGGCAGCAGCTTTTAATCAGAGTTTTCACGACAATAAGAAGTGGGCATCCTCCATTATTTCAGGCCCACATTTGAATTCTTTCCATTGTAAAGATTTGTTAGCCAATTTTACGCCTCACCAGTTTGATGCTCTGTTGTGGGAAATCCATCATTTTGTGGATCCGTCTACTGTATTGAAGTTTTTTTACTTTTCCTGTAATTCTTGTGGTTTTAGATTCACTCTCAGATCCCATTGTCTTTTGTTCCACTTGTTAGTTGGCAAGAACATTGATTCTGCGGCACGGTTACTCTTGATTAGATTGATTGATCGGAAGTTGCCCATCACTATGGACCATGGTGTTTTGAATATACATACAGAGATTGCTATTGTTTTGGTGGATATATATTCGGGTTTGGCGGACTTTAAGAATGAGACTAGAGCGTTTGATATTTTGATTCATGTTCACGCTAGTCAGTTTGTGAGTTTAGGACTTGGTGTTGCATTGGATgttttttgtgttttaatggGTCGAGGGTTACTTCCCTCTTTCAAGACTTGCAATTTTTTGATGAGCTCACTTGTCAAGGCAAATGAATATGGCAAGAGCTACGAGGTTTTTGTTATGATCTCTCAGCATTATTTGCCTGATGTATTCTTGTTTAGTACTGCGATAAGTGCATTGTGCAAAGGAGGGAGGATTGATGATGCAGTTGCATTGTTTAAGAAAATGGAAAACTCAGTGGTCACCCCGAATGTTGTTACTTACAATAATCTCATGCATGGACTGTGTCAAAAAGGGAGTTTGGAAGAGGCATTTCAACTCAAGGAGAAAATGGTAGAGAATAGGGTGAACCCAAGTCTTGTAACCTACAGTGTGCTGATAAATGGTCTCAtgaaacttgaaaaatatgaggaaGCCAATTGTGTTTTAAAAGAGATGTTGGAAAAGGGCTTTGTCCCGAATGAAGTTGTGTTTAACGCATTGATTGGTGGCTATTGCAAGATGGGAAATATGATGACTGCATTGAAGTTAAAGGATGAAATGATATCACAAGGTGCTGTTCCAAATTCAGTTACATTCAATACACTCGTAAATGGACTCTGCAAGCACAGTCAAATCGATCTTGCCGAAAAGTTCTTAAATGAGATGGTAGAGAGAGGTTTATGTATTAATCTTGGTACTGTTTCCTCTGTTATAAATGGTCTCTTAAAAAACTCGAGATTCGACTCTGCACTAGTATTGTTTAAGTTAATGATCTCTAAGAATTTAAGACCTAATGACAGGTTGCTGACAACATTGATGTCTGGGATTTGCCGGAACAATAAGCTTTCAGAAGCTTTAAAGCTATATAATATGCTGAGAGAGAAAGGATTTGCTGATAATTTGGTGACCTCAAATGCTCTAATTTATGGGCTGTGTAAAGCAGGAAAGATGCCAGAAGCTAAATCAGTTCTTAAGTGTTTGTTGGATAGCACTGTCAAGTTGGATACATTTACATATAATGCATTCATTTATGGATGCTGTAAAGAGGGTAGATTTGAGAGTGGCTTTATGCTGAAGGAGAAAATGTCAAAGCAAGGAATTTCTCCCGACATTGTGACCTACAACTTGTTGATACATGCATTATGTAATAAGGGTAATATGGACGAAGCTGTGACACTTTGGCATGAAATCCAAAGAAACGGCCTCGTTTCTAATGTTCATTCATATGGAATCATGATAGACGGCTTCTGCAATGCCGAGAGAATCGAAGAGgctcttaatttttttaatttgttgcTCAAGCAGAAAATTGAGACAAATTTTGTCGTATATAACATACTCATCAGAGCATATTCCAGGATTCCTAACATGCCAGAGGCCTTTAAACTTTTTGATGACATGAGAAGCCGAGGCATTTCTCCGACGTGTGTGACTTATTCTTTGCTAATACATGGAATGAGCAATGCTGGGTTAGTTTCTGAGGCAAAAAATCTTCTCGATGAAATGAGAAAGGTGGGTTTGCCTCCGGATGTTATTTGTTATACGGCACTGATCAGTGGGTACTGTAAGATAGGTAACATGGGCGAAGCAAGGAGACTCTTGGTAGAAATGTCATCATTTAAAGTACATCCTAATAAAATAACATACACTGTTATTATCGATGCTTACTGTAAGTTGGGTAACATGAAAGAGGCTTCTGAGCTTCTTCGCGAAATGTTTAGCAAGGAAATTGCTCCCGACTCTGTGACGTACAATACATTGACAATGGGATACTGCAAGGAAGGGAAAGTAGATGAACCCTTCAACTTTGGGATCACATGTCGGTCAGAGGACTAA
- the LOC142518090 gene encoding LOW QUALITY PROTEIN: rop guanine nucleotide exchange factor 14-like (The sequence of the model RefSeq protein was modified relative to this genomic sequence to represent the inferred CDS: inserted 2 bases in 1 codon) has protein sequence MIMRRRLACCSRDREMSLDFDEQERIMKYNGLESSILNSHPYDNESGTSRGEGCITDSFDDDSSYSSSNNAFGSFSSLSEIMKKDDQCQDEWKSSARSQHLREKEKLDYTGQFSDAESLKETFAKLLLGEDLTGGTKGVSSALALSNGITNLAASVFGELWKLEPLPEEMKINWHKEMNWLLSPTSYMVELVPAKQSGINGLTLEIMTPKARADIRMNLPALQKLDSMLIDTLNSMTNTEFWYSEVGSRAEGRSRSGGQSQRWWLPSPQVPKVGLSDRERKRLLHQGKLVYQVFKAARSINENVLVEMPIPVIIKDALPKSGKANLSEELFKILTADSTSVDEMIDCLNLKSEQGALEAINRLEAATLSWKERINEQSIKKSPVQKSWSFVKDPLSELDKTESLVNRAEMLLQQLKNRFPNLPQTFLDVTKIQYGKDVGHSILEAYSRVLANLAFSILSRIGDILQEDVISNPNSPVAMSHLVGAKIPGISDRPMLDRVRHSPIHQVXNSTDKKSCSSDVETQCEEAKICSVTATPSRNRVWCIGREACHNMSALNSP, from the exons ATGATCATGAGGAGGAGACTAGCTTGTTGTTCCAGAGACAGGGAAATGAGCCTTGATTTTGATGAACAAGAGA gaataatgaaatataatggtCTGGAGAGCTCCATTCTCAACAGTCATCCCTATGATAATGAAAGTGGCACAAGCAGAGGCGAAGGGTGCATCACAGATTCCTTCGACGATGACTCTAGCTACTCTTCTAGCAATAATGCTTTTGGATCATTCTCTTCTCTGTCGGAGATAATGAAGAAAGATGATCAGTGTCAAGATGAATGGAAATCTTCAGCAAGATCACAACACCTCCGTGAAAAAGAAAAACTAGACTATACTGGTCAGTTTTCGGATGCTGAATCATTGAAAGAGACATTTGCCAAGCTACTGCTTGGGGAGGATCTTACTGGAGGTACCAAGGGAGTTTCTTCTGCATTAGCTTTATCCAATGGAATAACAAATCTAGCAG CTTCTGTTTTTGGTGAGCTTTGGAAGTTGGAGCCACTGCCTGAGGAAATGAAAATTAACTGGCATAAAGAAATGAATTGGTTGCTGTCCCCGACTAGCTATATGGTTGAGTTGGTTCCAGCGAAACAAAGTGGCATCAATGGCCTAACACTGGAG ATAATGACCCCAAAAGCTCGAGCAGACATCCGTATGAATCTTCCGGCATTGCAGAAGCTGGATTCTATGCTCATT GACACACTTAATTCAATGACCAATACAGAATTTTGGTACTCAGAAGTAGGAAGCCGAGCAGAAGGAAGAAGCCGGAGTGGTGGGCAGAGCCAAAGATGGTGGCTTCCATCTCCTCAGGTACCTAAAGTTGGACTCTCGGACAGAGAAAGAAAGAGATTATTGCATCAGGGTAAATTGGTCTATCAAGTATTCAAAGCTGCAAGATCGATCAATGAAAATGTTTTGGTAGAAATGCCAATTCCTGTTATCATCAAGGATGCACTTCCAAAG TCAGGAAAGGCAAATCTTAGCGAGGAACTCTTCAAGATATTGACTGCAGATTCAACCTCAGTCGATGAAATGATCGATTGTTTAAATCTGAAATCTGAACAAGGTGCACTGGAAGCTATTAATAGATTAGAAGcagctacactttcatggaaaGAGAGAATCAACGAGCAATCCATCAAAAAATCTCCCGTCCAAAAATCATGGTCTTTTGTTAAAGATCCATTATCTGAGCTGGATAAGACAGAGTCATTGGTGAATCGAGCAGAAATGCTTCTGCAGCAGCTCAAGAACAGATTCCCGAATCTTCCACAAACATTCCTTGATGTCACAAAAATCCAATATGGCAAG GACGTGGGGCACTCGATTCTTGAAGCCTATTCCCGAGTTCTAGCCAACTTGGCATTCAGCATTCTGTCTCGAATAGGAGATATCCTACAAGAAGATGTCATCAGTAATCCAAATTCGCCAGTGGCAATGTCACACCTTGTTGGAGCTAAGATCCCTGGAATATCAGACAGACCCATGCTTGATCGAGTGAGACACTCCCCGATTCATCAGGT AAATAGCACTGATAAAAAATCTTGCAGTTCCGATGTTGAAACTCAGTGTGAAGAAGCTAAAATATGTtctgtgacagcaacaccaagTCGAAACCGTGTTTGGTGCATTGGTAGAGAGGCTTGCCACAATATGTCAGCACTGAATTCTCCATGA